One Deltaproteobacteria bacterium DNA window includes the following coding sequences:
- a CDS encoding DUF3458 domain-containing protein, producing MTERRFKYQREDFGELPVRLHHLTIKLDFREDYVEASNCLDMTARIDLEEIALDANSLEIIKVESVQTSDDQHGTPLEYTYRQEENKLLIRLLRRCSQGERFLIRTLSRCFPSDHILEGIYRDTTPPGAPQQFMSQCQQWGFQRIMPIFDDCRAKCTMSTTLEADARYTHLISNGNVNRQTNPEGRPVLKPEDPRRQVITYENPVPMAPYLFIAAAGTWDELAAEVVYPSGRSVRLEYLVPPGRTADARIPLEILQEAVLWVERTQDYEYTGDTYRTICMNKSNFGGMENVGNTTIVTDAALIDEHTLDVSLLYAHGVIVHEFEHNQCGSETTMETPFDVWLNEAYTVDVERQFMADLFEPTFIRLRQVDSIRDPLLGPLAIEDGGQVGRIVREGFNDPDELIDGVTYVKAAEVIRMLRLVVGEEHFLRGKTLYFSRYRHGNANTDQFFACFEEVCGMSLAQFKRQWLYTIGYPRVTAAVSYEPEKKRVEICLEQQASESQEPFHLPIELALVNEKGQDIARTSKVFQLRERKAQLVYEDVDDRVAFVSLNRSFSFYGTCSMANVTREQLVSQVRLDPNDFNRVEAMRQLTDQQRLRLLLEPQAEIDSVWLELYGEILQSAELPPALKAYFLRIDEQPLDRRYITWYQELVRARDRLLAEVNSVYRKELLDCFQALDTYRALQSPKDGIEERLLKAVLLELITCDDSPDSHRLILAHFRAATTANDRVSALTMLNRSSAPERLAVLEEVYQHWHGHLSGYANYLRVVASGTCDDVFDMIDREKKRPTFDIKQPTWCRALFLPMATNTRMLWTERGIHWLADRVIELAPINATTASRLLNAFQHVGKLRSPLKEMVLVALAKISAEVPESVSPTIQAQARGYLQAGR from the coding sequence ATGACAGAGAGACGCTTCAAGTATCAGCGGGAAGATTTTGGTGAGCTGCCCGTGAGACTGCATCATCTGACCATCAAGCTGGATTTCCGGGAAGACTATGTGGAGGCCAGCAATTGCCTGGATATGACGGCGAGGATCGATCTGGAGGAGATTGCCCTGGATGCCAATAGTCTGGAGATTATAAAGGTAGAGTCAGTGCAGACGAGCGACGACCAGCATGGCACACCACTCGAGTACACCTACCGCCAGGAAGAAAACAAGCTGCTGATCAGGCTGCTGCGCCGCTGCAGCCAGGGAGAGCGCTTCCTGATTCGCACCCTGAGCAGATGCTTTCCCTCTGATCACATCCTGGAAGGCATCTACAGGGACACCACGCCGCCCGGAGCGCCGCAGCAGTTCATGTCCCAGTGTCAGCAATGGGGCTTCCAGCGCATCATGCCGATCTTCGATGACTGCCGGGCCAAGTGTACCATGAGCACCACGCTGGAGGCAGACGCTCGCTATACGCACCTGATCAGCAACGGCAATGTGAACAGGCAAACTAACCCTGAGGGTCGGCCAGTGCTCAAGCCGGAGGATCCTCGTCGGCAGGTGATCACCTATGAAAACCCGGTGCCCATGGCGCCCTACCTGTTTATCGCGGCTGCGGGAACCTGGGACGAACTGGCGGCTGAAGTGGTCTACCCATCAGGACGTTCAGTGCGGCTGGAATACCTGGTGCCGCCTGGTAGAACCGCGGATGCCCGCATTCCCCTGGAGATTCTCCAGGAGGCGGTCCTGTGGGTGGAGAGAACCCAGGACTACGAGTACACCGGCGATACCTACCGCACCATCTGCATGAACAAATCCAATTTCGGCGGCATGGAAAATGTGGGCAACACCACCATTGTGACGGATGCGGCCCTCATCGACGAGCACACCCTGGACGTCTCCCTGCTCTATGCGCACGGGGTCATCGTGCACGAGTTCGAACACAACCAGTGCGGCAGTGAGACCACCATGGAAACGCCCTTCGATGTGTGGCTCAACGAGGCCTACACCGTGGACGTGGAGCGCCAGTTCATGGCTGATCTCTTTGAGCCCACCTTTATCCGTCTGCGCCAGGTGGACAGCATCAGGGATCCTCTGCTGGGCCCCCTGGCCATAGAAGACGGCGGCCAGGTGGGCCGCATTGTCAGAGAGGGCTTCAATGACCCGGACGAATTGATTGACGGAGTGACCTATGTGAAGGCAGCGGAGGTGATCCGCATGCTGCGGCTGGTGGTGGGTGAAGAGCATTTCCTGCGGGGCAAGACGCTCTACTTCAGCCGCTACCGGCACGGCAATGCCAATACCGATCAATTTTTTGCCTGTTTTGAAGAAGTCTGCGGCATGTCCCTGGCGCAATTCAAGAGGCAGTGGCTCTACACCATAGGGTATCCAAGGGTTACGGCTGCGGTCTCTTATGAACCGGAGAAAAAGCGAGTCGAGATTTGTCTGGAACAACAGGCGTCCGAGAGCCAGGAGCCATTTCACCTGCCCATCGAGCTTGCCCTGGTGAATGAAAAAGGCCAGGACATTGCCCGCACGAGCAAGGTGTTTCAGCTGAGAGAAAGAAAGGCGCAGCTCGTCTATGAAGATGTTGACGACAGGGTGGCCTTTGTCTCTCTGAACCGCAGCTTTTCATTCTACGGCACCTGCAGCATGGCCAATGTGACGAGGGAACAGCTGGTGAGCCAGGTGCGGCTGGATCCCAATGACTTCAACCGGGTGGAGGCCATGCGGCAGCTCACAGATCAGCAGCGGCTGCGGCTGCTTCTGGAGCCGCAGGCAGAGATCGACTCAGTCTGGCTGGAGCTCTATGGGGAAATTCTCCAGAGTGCTGAGCTGCCGCCTGCACTCAAGGCCTATTTCTTGAGAATCGACGAGCAGCCCCTGGATCGGCGCTACATCACCTGGTATCAGGAGCTGGTGCGGGCCCGGGATCGGCTGCTGGCCGAGGTGAACAGCGTTTACAGGAAGGAATTGCTGGACTGCTTTCAGGCTCTGGACACCTACAGGGCGTTGCAGTCCCCGAAAGACGGCATAGAAGAACGGCTCTTGAAAGCGGTGCTCCTGGAGCTCATTACCTGTGACGACAGTCCTGACAGCCACAGGCTGATCCTGGCCCATTTTCGGGCGGCAACCACTGCCAACGACAGGGTGAGCGCCCTGACCATGTTGAACCGCAGTTCTGCTCCTGAAAGGCTGGCCGTGCTCGAAGAGGTGTACCAGCACTGGCACGGTCACCTGAGCGGCTATGCCAACTACCTGCGGGTGGTTGCCAGCGGCACCTGCGACGACGTCTTCGATATGATCGACAGGGAAAAGAAGCGGCCCACCTTCGACATCAAGCAACCCACCTGGTGCAGGGCTCTTTTCCTGCCAATGGCGACAAACACCAGGATGCTGTGGACGGAGCGCGGCATTCACTGGCTGGCTGACAGGGTAATCGAACTGGCCCCCATCAATGCCACCACCGCCAGCCG